Proteins found in one bacterium genomic segment:
- a CDS encoding TonB family protein, with the protein MHLSKIFGLALILSVGWHLFWGLLFDLSLDEKQIDSGKQIVPVYYIGKSSILKDKIIRGIGTASSVFPSPNLPEIDIIRPPLPSRKLPQIEEEMLAQRTKEIAEYKTEISLKKDLEPTIDRKSLPDWVLPEESLKEKKQPIKWETGKREVIQSYYPPMPQWAQEAGIISNVTLQFSVSAKGEVKEIQTEKSSGEAKLDLLAINYLRRWQFLPSDKNEESKGLITINFGRE; encoded by the coding sequence ATGCATTTAAGTAAAATTTTTGGGTTAGCCCTGATTCTTTCTGTCGGTTGGCATCTTTTCTGGGGATTGTTATTTGATTTATCATTAGATGAAAAACAAATAGATTCCGGCAAACAGATTGTTCCAGTATATTATATCGGCAAGAGTTCGATTCTAAAAGATAAAATAATACGCGGAATTGGAACTGCCAGCTCCGTTTTCCCTTCGCCCAATCTACCCGAAATAGATATTATTCGTCCACCTCTTCCTTCAAGAAAATTGCCGCAAATAGAAGAAGAAATGTTAGCTCAAAGAACAAAAGAAATAGCAGAATATAAAACGGAAATTTCTTTAAAGAAAGACCTTGAACCAACCATAGATAGAAAATCTCTTCCCGATTGGGTTCTTCCCGAAGAATCTCTGAAAGAGAAAAAACAGCCAATTAAGTGGGAAACTGGAAAAAGGGAAGTTATACAAAGTTATTATCCGCCAATGCCCCAATGGGCGCAGGAAGCAGGTATAATATCTAATGTAACACTTCAATTTTCCGTTTCAGCAAAAGGCGAAGTAAAAGAAATTCAAACGGAAAAATCATCCGGCGAAGCAAAGTTGGACCTTTTAGCAATAAACTATCTAAGAAGATGGCAATTTTTACCATCCGATAAAAATGAAGAATCTAAAGGATTGATAACTATAAACTTTGGGAGGGAATAA
- a CDS encoding aspartate-semialdehyde dehydrogenase — protein sequence MIKKEKYNVAVVGATGVVGVEMAKVLEQRNFPIDKFLPLASERSEGKTVSFRNEEIPVSVLGENSFEGVDIALFSAGGGISKKFGPIAAKAGAVVIDNSSAWRMDPEVPLVIPEVNPEEAANHKGIIANPNCSTIQMVVALKPIHDAAKIQRVVVSTYQSVSGWGKEAVEQLIEEVKAIVSKDFKNYNNTKDIEKVLPAQIAFNVIPHIDVFENNDYTKEELKCVNETRKIMKEPELPVTATCVRVPVFRGHSEAINIQTEKKLSAEEAKNILSSAPGIKVVDNPESSVYPLALDCDGKDEVFVGRIREDNSIQNGLNLWIVSDNLRKGAALNAVQIAELLIKNS from the coding sequence ATGATTAAAAAAGAAAAATATAATGTGGCTGTCGTAGGCGCAACCGGTGTAGTTGGCGTTGAGATGGCTAAAGTGCTTGAGCAAAGGAATTTTCCTATAGATAAATTCCTTCCTCTTGCTTCTGAACGCTCCGAAGGAAAGACTGTATCCTTCAGGAATGAAGAAATACCGGTGAGTGTTTTAGGCGAAAATTCTTTTGAAGGAGTTGATATTGCTCTTTTTTCTGCAGGAGGAGGTATCAGTAAGAAATTTGGCCCCATAGCCGCTAAAGCAGGCGCAGTTGTTATAGACAATTCAAGCGCATGGAGAATGGATCCTGAAGTTCCATTGGTAATACCTGAAGTAAATCCTGAAGAAGCGGCAAATCATAAAGGCATAATAGCTAATCCTAACTGTTCTACCATCCAAATGGTTGTTGCTTTAAAACCTATTCACGATGCGGCTAAGATACAAAGAGTTGTAGTTAGCACTTACCAATCCGTTTCGGGATGGGGAAAAGAAGCTGTTGAGCAGTTAATTGAAGAGGTTAAAGCAATAGTATCAAAGGATTTCAAGAATTATAATAATACCAAAGATATTGAGAAAGTTTTACCTGCTCAAATAGCATTTAACGTTATTCCGCATATAGATGTATTTGAAAACAACGATTACACAAAAGAAGAGCTCAAATGCGTTAATGAGACCAGGAAAATTATGAAAGAGCCCGAACTTCCCGTTACCGCAACTTGTGTAAGAGTTCCTGTATTCAGAGGACATTCTGAAGCGATAAACATACAAACTGAGAAAAAGCTATCCGCAGAAGAAGCAAAAAATATTCTAAGTAGTGCTCCTGGGATAAAGGTAGTCGATAATCCCGAATCATCTGTTTATCCTTTAGCACTTGACTGTGACGGAAAAGATGAAGTATTTGTAGGAAGGATAAGAGAAGATAATTCCATCCAGAACGGCTTAAATTTGTGGATTGTCTCGGATAATCTGCGCAAAGGCGCAGCATTAAATGCCGTTCAGATAGCGGAATTACTAATTAAAAACAGTTGA